A window of Anaerolineae bacterium genomic DNA:
AGGGCCACCTAAGAGTTTATCCCCGCTGAAGCAAACCACATCAGCTCCGGCCGCTACGCTTTCCTGAACCATGGGCTCGTGGGTTAAACCGTAGCGAGAGGTGTCCAACAGCGCCCCACTTCCGAGATCATCCATAAGCCAGAGCCCACGGCGGTGGGCCAGATCGGCCAGCTCGCTCAGAGGGACGTCATGGATAAAGCCGGTGATGCGGAAATTGGAGCGATGCGCCCTGAGAATAAGGGCGGTGTTTTCGGTTATGGCTTCCTCATAGTCCCGAAGGTATGTGCGGTTGGTGGTGCCTACTTCTATAAGAATTGCTCCACTCTGACGCATAACATCAGGGATGCGGAAGCCACCCCCAATTTCCACCAGCTGGCTCCGGGATATTATAACCTCTCTGCCTCTGGCCAGAGCCGAAAGGACAAGCAGCACTGCTCCAGCGTTGTTGTTCACCACAAGAGCAGCTTCTGCTCCCGTTAGACGCGTAAGCAGGTTTTCAGCGTGAACGTAACGAGAGCCACGGCGTCCCTCTTCAAGGTCAAATTCCAGATTGCAATACCCCCGAGCCACTGCTTCCATAGCAGCTCTGGCTTCAACGCTTAACGGCGCTCGCCCCAGGTTGGTGTGAATGATAACACCGGTGGCATTAATAAGGGGGTAGAGGGAGGGGGAGATGGTTTTCAGAAAGATGTTCTTCGCCTCGCCGGCTATTTCTTCAGAGGGAGGGCACTTCTCCCCGGCGAGAATCCGCCTGCGAGCTCTATCTACCGCTTCCCTGGCTGCTTCTACCACCAGCTCCCGACTGTATTCTTCAATAAGGGGGGAAAGAAGTTCGCTCCTTAAAAGTTCATCCACACTTGGGAGCCTTCGTAGTTCCTCGTTCATGGTCTTACACCCTTAACCTTCTCCCAGTCCTCCATGAATCGCTTTATGCCAACATCAGTGAAATGGTGCTGGATGGCTCTCATAAGGACATCGTAGGGAACAGTGGCGATATCGGCTCCGGCCAGAGCCGCCTCAGTAATGTGGCGAGGATGCCGTATGGAAGCAGCGATTATGGATGTTTCAAACCCGTACCTTTCAAAGATTTCCGCCAGTTCTGAAACTACTATCATTCCCTCATGGCCGGCATCATCAAGTCTTCCAATGAAAGGTGAGACATAGGAAGCACCGGCTATGGCTGCCAAGAGTCCCTGATTGGCCGAAAAGACCAGGGTTGCGTTGGTGCGTATCCCCCAGGTCATTATTATATTCCTCGCTTCCTCCAGGGGTGTATAGCACTTCCCCAGCCATGGGCACCCAGAGCATACCTTTCCCGCGATAGACTCCAGATCTTTTTCTTCCAGCGAGGCCAACTGGCTTATCGCTTTAAGGCCTTCCTCACATACCGGAATTTTAACGGCGACGTAAGGTGACCAGCAGGCTATTTCCTTTGCCTGCTCTACCATCTCTTCAGCTTTCAAAGAGGTGACTTCGGCGCTAATATGGCCCTGGACTATGTAGCATATTTCCTGCACCACGGCTTTGTAGTCAGCAGTTCCGGCTCGCATCATTAGAGTTGGGTTTGTGGTGACACCGGTTATTATCCCCAGTTCTGCAGCGTGGCGGATTTCATCTATTTTGGCCGTGTCAAGGAAGATCTCCATTTTTCCCTCCCCCCAGAGATTTAAGCAAAATCACAAAAGCCCTGCATAGCGGTAATAGACTATAGTCCACAGTATAACCACCCCCACCACTGCCAGAAGGGCTATGGCCCCAAGAAAAAGAGCTACCCAGTCAAAAACTTCCTCTTCTTCCACAGCTTTAAGCTCTTTTTCCTCCTTGATTAACCTGAGCTCCTCCGAGAGGAGCATTTTGACCTGATGGGCATTTCGGTAACGGCCGTGGGGTTCGGGAGAAAGGCATATTCTTATAATCTCCTCCAGCCTCGGGGAACCAAACGCAATCCTTTCGGCCGCAGGGTAGGGACCTGCAACCATCTTCTGCAGCAGAAGGCCTATGGAATAAACGTCAGCGCCCGGAGTTAGCGGCCTCCCCACGTGCATCTCCGGTGCTATCCATAGAGGATCAAGCCATATCCTGTAAGGTAAACCTAACTGATAAATGGCTTGGGTTAAGCCTATCCCCAGTATCTTGACCCCTCCCTCTCGCGTAAGAAGGATATCATCGGGAGAAAGGCCACCGGTAACCTGTCCAGCTTTGTGAAGCTCTGCAAGGCCCTCGCTTATTTTTACACTTAATTCTAAGGCCTCCGTTAGAGTTAATTTCCCCTTTGAAGCCAGGACCTCGGACAGGAAAAAGCCTTCATCGTATTCGTAAAGAACTCGGAAGTCCTCCGTTCCCTGGATCCCATAAAACCGGGCGATGGACGGGGAATATATCCCCTGGAAAGGAGCAAGGCTCCTGGCCAGGCTTGCCCTCACCTCCGGATCGGCAGAGAGGGCAGGGCGAAGGCGAAAGCAGTAAAACTTCCTGCCTGAAGAGTCCTGAGCTATCCATAAAGTGAAGGCCCTAAGTTCTTTCCTTATGGAAAGGAGCCGGAGGTTTTCCATGGGATTTTTACTGATATTTGCCGAAAATTACCGCTACGTTCTGACCACCGAAGCCGAAAGCGTTAACCATAGCTTTTCTTACTTCCATTTTCCTGGCCACGTTGGGGACATAATCCAGATCGCACTCGGGGTCCGGCTCTTCCAGGTTTATGGTAGGAGGGACCACGCCATCCCTTATGGATAAAACTGCAGCTAAGGAGGAAATGGCTCCAGCCGCCCCTAAAAGGTGCCCCACCATTGATTTAGTGGCAGTTATAGCCAGACGATAAGCGTGCTCGCCAAATACCCTTTTGATGGCTTTGGTTTCGGAAACATCGTTAAGGGGTGTGCCGGTTCCGTGAGCAAAGATAACATCTATGTCTTCAGGTTTTAGTCCAGTGAACTCAAGGGCGAGCTTCATAGCTCTGGCCGCCCCATCGCCTTCAGGATCAGGAGCCGTTATGTGGTAAGCTTCACCTGTAAGAGCTCCCCCAAGGAACTCGGCGTAGATTTTAGCACCCCTTTTCAAAGCGTGCTCCTCACTTTCCAGAATCATCACGGCAGCTCCCTCACCATATACCATCCCACAGCGGTTTTTGTCAAAGGGTCTGCAGGCTCTGACAGGGTTGTCGGAATCAGCCAGAGCTCCCATCCTTTCAAAGGCAGCAAGAGCGAGAGGCACATTGGTTGACTCAGTCCCTCCAGCAATAACTACATCGGCTTCACCCCTTTGGATAAAATGCATTGCTTCCACAAAAGCATAGTTGCCACTGGCGCAGGCCAAAGCGCTGGTGAGGACAGGGCCTTTGGCTCCGGTAACGAGGGAAACAAGGCAAGATGGAGCGTTGGGCATTATTATGGGCACGAAAAGGGGATTAACAGAGCGGGGGCCTTTCTCAATGAACTTTACTCCTTCGGTAAAAACCTCAGCCACTCCCCCTGCTCCGGTATTTATCACAACCCCCACCCTTTCGGCGTTTTCTGGGGTTATATCGTATCGGGCGTCCCTCAGAGCCTGGATAGCGGCAGCGACGGCGAATTGTGAACTGCGGCTGGAACGCTTTATTGTCTTATAGTCCATATAATCTTCTGGGCGGAAATCCTTGACCTCGGCTCCAAATTTAACCTTGAGGCCTGTAGTATCAAAGGTTTTTATAAAATCAACGCCGGAGACACCGGCAACGAGGTTTTTCCAGAAGGTTTCCACATCATTACCAATAGGAGTTACGGCCCCAAGGCCTGTAATGACCACGCGGCGCATAAAATACCTCCTTCATCCGGGGGCTTGAGGTACCCCCATTTTAAAGGAATTTAACGCACTCTCTCCACCCAATCGCCTGGAATCTCGCAACGGCGGAGGGTGCCCAAAAATTCCAGCAAAATTCGGACCCGTTTGGAGGCAGGGAGAGGAGTCTCAAATACGGCTTCCAGCCCCTTCAGAGGCCCTTTCACTATCCGCACTCTCTCCCCAGGCATTATCCCTCCATAGCCCTTTTCCTTTATTTCCTGAATTCGGATTTTAATGTACTCTATAACCTCTTCCGGCACCACGGTCCAGTGGCCGTCAAAACCGACCACCCTTTTAAGTCCTGGGGTCCACTGGAGAACTGAGGGCCCCATCCTTTCAACGTCTAAGCGAGCAAAAAGGTAGCAAGGGAAGAAAGGCTCTTCTTTTTCACGGCGCAGGCGGGCTCTCCAGACCCGGATAGTGGGGAGAAAAACCTCCACCCCTTTCCCTTCAAGGATTTCCGCCACCTGGAACTCCTTGAAGGGCTTAGTGTATAGAGCATACCAGCAAAGCAACGATTAACCTCCCCCTTGGCTGGGAAGCCGGCCGAACTTTTAAGCGACTTTCTCCAAATAGGGGAAAGAAGCACCACCCACGGGAAGTACCAGAACATCGGCTCTGATGTACCTGTCCTTCAGAGTAGTCAGAGCTTCTTCAATTCCAGGAAACCATCCCATTTCCATATCGGCCAGCTGCTGTGGAGTTAAACCCCCTGTTACCAGATAGAGATTTTTGGTCTGAAGGAGCCGGCGGAGCCTTGAAGCCATAGGACCGCCCGTGGGAGAAGCTTTGCCTTCGGCAATCCAGTCCACCACTTGCTCAGGAGTGGGCTTCTGGCTCAGGGTTTCATACATCAAAGGGCCGGCTCCATCTTTGCAAGCCGAAAGAACCAGGATCGTTCCTCCGGGCTTTGTGACCAGATCCGCCAGAAGGATGGCTTTGCCCGATTGGATAAGGTCTATTTCCAAAGGATAACTGGAAGTGATGGTAATATCGGCCTGGGATGGTACGGGAACACCGTAAACTTTGAGGAACCCCTCAATGGCTGCTTTCTGGGCCTCAGCTACATCCCCCGCATAGAGGCGATGTATCTCCTGCTCAGTATTAAGGAGCACATCTATCTTCATGTTAAGCCCGGCGATGCGGGCTGTCTCCAGCATGTCTTCCCAGATAACATTACCTTCCCTCTGGCCCTGCACCGTGCCTTCATGCCGGATAAGGACGTGATTGCGCCTGATGGTTTCCCTCCCGCTTATACCCGGTAGAATTATCTTAGGCCCGCCGCTATAGCCGGCAAAGTAATGGGGGTTAATGGTTCCAACCCCTAACTTGAGGGCAGCCTCAGCAAAAGACTTGTTGATCCAGCACGGCGTGCCGCGGCTCGTGGTCCCCATGAAAACCAAGCCGTTGGGATCGTCGGGATCATGCAGTGAGACCTTAACCCTCTTCAGAATTTCCTCTCCCAGCTTTTCCCGAAGCTCCTCTTCCTTGATTTTGCGGTGGGTACCCAGGGCCACGATTATTTCTACCTGGTCATCCGATACTCCAAGTTCATTGAGGTGTTCAAGCAGTGGAAGGATTATAAGGCCGGTTCGCGTTGGCCTGGTCTGATCCTCACTGAGAATCACCACTTTGCCTTTCCCAAGCCCCTTAACCATTTCCGATAAGGGCGGACAACCAATGGGGTTCTCCACTGATTTCACCACTTCGGAAGCCAGGTTTTCAAGAGGTGGGGCTTCCCGGGGCTCGCTCATTGCTAAAAGGTTCCACCCTTCAGGAAGCTCATATTCCAGACGTTTGCCTTCGTAATAGCTATAAACCTGCATTTCAGCCTCCCACTTTGCCCGAATTTTGTTCTTCCGACCTGTTTCCCCCTTTCCTTGCGGGGCCGCTTTGTTCTTGAATTTTCAACACCCTGACCTGGTCCGCGGTTGCGGTGATTTCCTTCACCACCCTTTCAATCTCCACCAGGTCTTTTATCACAAAATCTATGCCTTCCTGCGGTTCCCCATTCACCAATACAGTGATTATACCAAAGGCCTTGGCCGCCACTAAATTCCTTGGGGTATCGTCTACCAGGATGCACTCCTCCCCTTTCGCCCCAACTATTTCTAGGAAGAGCCTGTAGGCTTCCGGATGAGGCTTGCAGAAAAAATTCAAATCCCTTATGTCTACAATGCGGGAAAAGTGCTCTGCAAGCCCAAGGTAATTTAACACCTTCAAAGCGTGTTCCCGGGAAGCGTTAGTGAAAATAACTTTTTCCAGGGGAATGCGCGAGAGAACCCTACGAAGGGGCTGGTTGTTGGGAGAAAGGTAGCGCTCCAGTGGAACATCATGCACAAAGTGCAAAAAATCGTCGGGGTCTATGCCATACTCTACCATGAGACCCCGGAGGCTCGTCCCATAGTGGGCATAGTATCTTTGCCTTATCTGGTCCACCTCTAAAGGGTCAAACCCCAGCCTCTGGACCATGTAAAGCTTTATGCGTTCGTTTATGGCTTCCATTAATCTGGTATCGGTAGGGTACAGAGTTTCATCCAGGTCAAAGGCGATGATTTTTATCATTTAGCTGTTACCTCTTGCACGATTGGCTCTTCCTGTCGGCTCACAATGAATATTCCTGTTAAGACAATTATACCTCCGATTAACTCCAGAGGCAAAGGCGTCTCCCGGAGTATGAAGTAAGCCAAGAGGGTAGCACCAACAGGTTCTCCCAGAGTGGCAACGGTAACTAGGGTTGAAGAAAGGTAACGGAGAGCCCAGTTGAAGGAGGAATGGCCCAGAATCTGAGGGACGAGGGCCAGCAGTAAAAACATAAGATATGTGCGGAGGCTGTAACCGGTGAAGGGGTGGCGGGCTATTATGGAGGCTAAAATCAAAGAAGCAGCTGCCGTGCAGTAAGTAGGATAAATGTAAGCAAGGATGGATAAGCGGCGCCGCAGAGCTTTGCCAATAAGGAAATACCCCGAGACCGCCACCGCTCCCAGAAGGGCAAGGATATCTCCCCAGAGGGCTCCGAGGCTTACCTCTAAGCCCCCTGCGCCTATTATGCTGGCTCCCAACATGGCTAAAAATATTCCTGCAATCTTCAATGGGGATAACCTTTCTCCATAAAGAAAGTGGGAGGCGATGCCTACAAAGAGAGGGGAAGTGCTTACCAGAACCACTGATGCTGCTACTGAAGTGTATTCAAGGGAAGCAATCCAGGTGGCAAAGTGCGCCCCGAGGAAAAGTCCGGAAAGGATTGCCAGACCCAGATCTCTGCGGGAAAGGGAAAGAAGCTCATCCCGCACTTTGGACCAGACCACAGGGGTAAGGACTAAGGAAGCGATAGTAAGCCTATAAGCCCCAATTACCAGGGCAGGGGCATCAGCTAAGCGTATGAAAATGGAAGCAAAGGATACGGAGATAATGCCTACTAAGAGGCCAAGATATGCTGCTTTCATTGAATCCTCCTTTTGGGAAAATGAAAAAAAGGGCACAAATTTCACCGCTGGGAAAAGGAAAAATTTAGGGAGTTTATGCTTCAACTTCAGGCCCCTTTGCGCCCGAACAGGCTTCGTTATTCTCTGAAACCTTCAATTATGCGAGCGTATTTTTCGGCCAGATTATTGGCTTCAGCACGGGATCCAGCCTCTGAGTAGACATGGAAGGAGGGTCTATCAGGATCGGGATGGATCAGAACCCAGGTTTCTTCCCCAAGCCATATCCTGATACCGTCAATGTTATCGTGAGGAGCGTCCTTGTATTGCTCGTTCAAAAGCCGCATAACCTGGCCTTTGGATTCCCAGGAGCATGAGACTTCGCGATGCATAAGGTGGAAGGAGGGGATTGAGTCTATCACCTCCGAAAGTTTTACTTTCTGAAGCGCAAGGAATTCCAGAAGAGTGGCCAGGGTAAAAAGAGCGTCGGGAGCGGGGTGGAAGCGAGGGAGAATGATGTTGCCTGTGCCATCGGCAGCAATTATCACTTTCTCCTTGTCCGCTGTCTCCATAAGATGTCCAAGGTCAACCTTTGTGCGGATGACTTCTCCTCCGTAGCGGGAGGCGATCTTTTCAAAGACCAGGGGCAGATTTACAGGAACAGCCACTTTTCCTGGCCCCCAAACTCTGAAAGCCAGTTCCACCATGGCTGCAGCGAATACAGGATCGGGAATGAGCCGGCCTTTGTCATCTACCACGAAAAGCTTTTCCCCTCCTACTTCAAGCCTGACTCCAAGGTCAGCTTTTACTGCAGAACATATAGAGCGAAGCTGCTCCAGGGCGGCTTCAAACTCTTCCCTGAGGATAGCAAGCTTGTTTTCGTCCAGGCTGGCGTTAAGGGTTACGGCATTGACTTTGAGTTCATTGAGGATCTCGGGCAAGACCAGAGCATTGGGAGAATTGGCATAATCCACCACGATGCGGAAGGCTCCAGCTCTTATAGCTTCAAGGTTAAGAGCAGCCAAGAAATTGGCCTTGTAGCGCTCCACAGCATCAGGGGCATATTCAATAAATCCGATTTCATTTAGATAGGCCCGGCGGAAATCCTCCTGGAAGAAAGTGCGCTCCACATTGCGAGCTTCAGACCTTGAAAGGTCAAGGCCCCGGTGATCGAAGAACTTTATATCCACAACCCTCTGGTCGTAAGGAGATAGGCGCACATGAATTCCACCGGCGGCGTGAGTTATGCGCGTGTAGTACCGTGCTACCGGGATGGGGACCGTCCTTAGATCCAGGACGTTAATGCCAGCGGAAGGCAACCCTGAGATTATGGCCCTCTTTATCATCCTGGGGCTGCGGTGGGGGTCGCGATTTATGGTAACAGTGGAGCCTTTGGGAAGAGTTGCACCATAAGCAGCCCCCAATTTAGAGGCAAATTCTGGGGTTAAATCAACGTTAACGACACCCGTTATCCCATATCTTCCGAACAGGGTGCGTCTTACCTGCCCACCCCATATTACAGTGCTTTTAACTGTAGCTCCTGCCTCCACTTCCTTCCCAGGCCATAGCCTCACTTTGGGGTGGATGACCGCATCCCTTTCCACAAGGCAATTATCGCCCAGGACTGCCCCTTCAAAAATAGCCACATTAGCTTTTATCGTGCACTGCCTTCCAATAACAGCACCTCTTATTTCAGCCCCCTCTCCTATATAACAGTTGCGCCAAATTATGCTTCGCTCCAGGAATGCCCTATTATCTATTACGGAGTAATCCCTGACAACAGCAGGTCCCTGAATTACAACTCCTCCCTTCACCTTAACCTCAGTCCCCAGATATACGGGGCCGTATATCTTGGCATCGGGGGCTATTTCCACTCCTTCCCCAGCCCAGATTCCTGGCCCAATTCTGATACCGGGGTCGGGAAGATTTACTTTCCCCTGTAAGAAATCAAAGGAGGCTCTCACGTATTCCTGGATGTTTCCCACATCGCACCAGTAGCCTGAAGCCATATAACCAAACATAGGGGCTTTTTTCTTGAGGAGCACTGGGAACAGGTCTTTGCTGAAATCAAAGGGCTGGCCTGGGGGTATGTAATCCAGAACTTCCGGTTCTAAAACGTAGATTCCGGTGTTCACCCAATCGGATATGACCTCGGCCCAGCCTGGCTTTTCCAGAAATTGGATTATGCGGCCTTCTTCATCGGTTATGACCACACCGTATTCCAAGGGGTTGGGAACACGGTAAAGGGCGATGGTGACCAGAGCACCTTTTTCCCGGTGAAAGTTAATGAGGGAACTTAGATCTATATCCGTCACCGCATCGCCGCTTATCACCACAAACGGTTCGTCCAGGAAAGGCTGAGCGTTCTTAACGCTCCCTGCTGTCCCTAAGGGTTCATCTTCTATAAAGTATATTAACTCAACCTCAAAAGCGCTTCCATCGCCGAAGTAATCCTGGATATCTTTAGCCATATATTGGAGAGTTGCAGCAATGCGGGTCAAATTGTGGCGCTTTAGCAAGTCAAGGATATGGGCCATAACAGGCTTGTTGACCAGGGGAACCATAGGTTTTGGCCGCCCCATGGTAAGGGGGCGCAATCTTGAACCTGCTCCTCCAGCCATAACTACAGCTTTCACGATCCCTCCTTTAAATCAATTTCCGGCCCTCTTGGAACGCTTTAAGGTTAAGTTCAAGGTACCGCTGAGGTACACGCCTCTCCAGAACTTTCTGCCACACTTCTTCAGGAACGTCCAGTAAAGATGAAAGGGCTCCCAGCAGGATAATGTTAGTAACTCTGGCGTCCCCAAGCTCTTCGGCCTTCCGCAAAGCAGGGATAAAAAGGATTCTCCCTGCTACCTGAGAAAGGGTGTTTTTAATCCTCTCATCATCGGGATAAGATATGGCTCCAATGTTGACAGCCACTGGGGGTATAGCATGGTCATTTACGAGAGCAGTGCCCCCTGGCCGGAGGAATTCAACGTAGCGAAGGGCCTCAAGCTTTTCCAGAGCCAATAGAAAATGTGCTTCTCCCTTTCCAATAAGGGGTGAATAAACCTTTTCACCCCAGCGAATGTGCGTAATAACACTTCCGCCTCTCTGAGCCATACCGTGGACTTCAGCTTTCTTGGCATCGTAGCCTGCTCTGAGGCCTACTTCGGTTAGGATATCGCTGGCCAGGATTGTTCCCTGGCCTCCCACTCCCACCAAAACAAAATTCAGGGGCGCCATGAAGGTCTCCCTCCAGAAACTGGATTAGCTCAATTCAATTTTAACATGCACAGAAGGCAAACGCAAGAAGCCTTCGCACCAGGAGATTGTTAGCTGTAGAGGTAGTGCGCTATTTCAACCAAACCCTCAGGGGAATTGATGTAGTTTTTTTCACTCGTTGGCAACAGCTTAAGTTCACATAGAGGTCGAGTAATCTTCAAAGGGCAATTGGAGGATTATCTTTTGCGGATATAAAGCAGAAGCAAACCCAAAAGCGCCAGGGCTACCGCAAATACAATGGCCGCAGTTCCCCCAAAGTCCCCAATCCGCTTTGCCTTGGTAAAGCCTGCAAATTTTACGGAGATTTCCCCATTTTTAGGAAGCTTCTCTCCGCTATAATTGAGAAACTCCTTCCCTTCCCGCCTGATCCTGCCAGCCATACGGGCTCCCACAACTTCCACTGAAAGGCCTACATCAGTCACGAGTATATTGTAGCTTTCCACAGGGTATAAGACAG
This region includes:
- the selA gene encoding L-seryl-tRNA(Sec) selenium transferase, producing the protein MNEELRRLPSVDELLRSELLSPLIEEYSRELVVEAAREAVDRARRRILAGEKCPPSEEIAGEAKNIFLKTISPSLYPLINATGVIIHTNLGRAPLSVEARAAMEAVARGYCNLEFDLEEGRRGSRYVHAENLLTRLTGAEAALVVNNNAGAVLLVLSALARGREVIISRSQLVEIGGGFRIPDVMRQSGAILIEVGTTNRTYLRDYEEAITENTALILRAHRSNFRITGFIHDVPLSELADLAHRRGLWLMDDLGSGALLDTSRYGLTHEPMVQESVAAGADVVCFSGDKLLGGPQAGIIVGRKEIIERLKKFPLTRALRVDKITLAGLQATLLHYLKGEAEQKVPVWRMISADLAGLKRRAQRWARRLREFGFRAEVIEGQSAIGGGSLPGDTLPTWLLALRVPSPAAAARALRSYKPPIIVRIEEDLVLFDPRTVLPEEEEILLRGIRTALVP
- a CDS encoding transaldolase family protein, which produces MEIFLDTAKIDEIRHAAELGIITGVTTNPTLMMRAGTADYKAVVQEICYIVQGHISAEVTSLKAEEMVEQAKEIACWSPYVAVKIPVCEEGLKAISQLASLEEKDLESIAGKVCSGCPWLGKCYTPLEEARNIIMTWGIRTNATLVFSANQGLLAAIAGASYVSPFIGRLDDAGHEGMIVVSELAEIFERYGFETSIIAASIRHPRHITEAALAGADIATVPYDVLMRAIQHHFTDVGIKRFMEDWEKVKGVRP
- a CDS encoding protein kinase, which gives rise to MENLRLLSIRKELRAFTLWIAQDSSGRKFYCFRLRPALSADPEVRASLARSLAPFQGIYSPSIARFYGIQGTEDFRVLYEYDEGFFLSEVLASKGKLTLTEALELSVKISEGLAELHKAGQVTGGLSPDDILLTREGGVKILGIGLTQAIYQLGLPYRIWLDPLWIAPEMHVGRPLTPGADVYSIGLLLQKMVAGPYPAAERIAFGSPRLEEIIRICLSPEPHGRYRNAHQVKMLLSEELRLIKEEKELKAVEEEEVFDWVALFLGAIALLAVVGVVILWTIVYYRYAGLL
- the fabF gene encoding beta-ketoacyl-ACP synthase II, with protein sequence MRRVVITGLGAVTPIGNDVETFWKNLVAGVSGVDFIKTFDTTGLKVKFGAEVKDFRPEDYMDYKTIKRSSRSSQFAVAAAIQALRDARYDITPENAERVGVVINTGAGGVAEVFTEGVKFIEKGPRSVNPLFVPIIMPNAPSCLVSLVTGAKGPVLTSALACASGNYAFVEAMHFIQRGEADVVIAGGTESTNVPLALAAFERMGALADSDNPVRACRPFDKNRCGMVYGEGAAVMILESEEHALKRGAKIYAEFLGGALTGEAYHITAPDPEGDGAARAMKLALEFTGLKPEDIDVIFAHGTGTPLNDVSETKAIKRVFGEHAYRLAITATKSMVGHLLGAAGAISSLAAVLSIRDGVVPPTINLEEPDPECDLDYVPNVARKMEVRKAMVNAFGFGGQNVAVIFGKYQ
- the larA gene encoding nickel-dependent lactate racemase; protein product: MQVYSYYEGKRLEYELPEGWNLLAMSEPREAPPLENLASEVVKSVENPIGCPPLSEMVKGLGKGKVVILSEDQTRPTRTGLIILPLLEHLNELGVSDDQVEIIVALGTHRKIKEEELREKLGEEILKRVKVSLHDPDDPNGLVFMGTTSRGTPCWINKSFAEAALKLGVGTINPHYFAGYSGGPKIILPGISGRETIRRNHVLIRHEGTVQGQREGNVIWEDMLETARIAGLNMKIDVLLNTEQEIHRLYAGDVAEAQKAAIEGFLKVYGVPVPSQADITITSSYPLEIDLIQSGKAILLADLVTKPGGTILVLSACKDGAGPLMYETLSQKPTPEQVVDWIAEGKASPTGGPMASRLRRLLQTKNLYLVTGGLTPQQLADMEMGWFPGIEEALTTLKDRYIRADVLVLPVGGASFPYLEKVA
- a CDS encoding pyrimidine 5'-nucleotidase; translated protein: MIKIIAFDLDETLYPTDTRLMEAINERIKLYMVQRLGFDPLEVDQIRQRYYAHYGTSLRGLMVEYGIDPDDFLHFVHDVPLERYLSPNNQPLRRVLSRIPLEKVIFTNASREHALKVLNYLGLAEHFSRIVDIRDLNFFCKPHPEAYRLFLEIVGAKGEECILVDDTPRNLVAAKAFGIITVLVNGEPQEGIDFVIKDLVEIERVVKEITATADQVRVLKIQEQSGPARKGGNRSEEQNSGKVGG
- a CDS encoding DMT family transporter codes for the protein MKAAYLGLLVGIISVSFASIFIRLADAPALVIGAYRLTIASLVLTPVVWSKVRDELLSLSRRDLGLAILSGLFLGAHFATWIASLEYTSVAASVVLVSTSPLFVGIASHFLYGERLSPLKIAGIFLAMLGASIIGAGGLEVSLGALWGDILALLGAVAVSGYFLIGKALRRRLSILAYIYPTYCTAAASLILASIIARHPFTGYSLRTYLMFLLLALVPQILGHSSFNWALRYLSSTLVTVATLGEPVGATLLAYFILRETPLPLELIGGIIVLTGIFIVSRQEEPIVQEVTAK
- a CDS encoding mannose-1-phosphate guanyltransferase translates to MKAVVMAGGAGSRLRPLTMGRPKPMVPLVNKPVMAHILDLLKRHNLTRIAATLQYMAKDIQDYFGDGSAFEVELIYFIEDEPLGTAGSVKNAQPFLDEPFVVISGDAVTDIDLSSLINFHREKGALVTIALYRVPNPLEYGVVITDEEGRIIQFLEKPGWAEVISDWVNTGIYVLEPEVLDYIPPGQPFDFSKDLFPVLLKKKAPMFGYMASGYWCDVGNIQEYVRASFDFLQGKVNLPDPGIRIGPGIWAGEGVEIAPDAKIYGPVYLGTEVKVKGGVVIQGPAVVRDYSVIDNRAFLERSIIWRNCYIGEGAEIRGAVIGRQCTIKANVAIFEGAVLGDNCLVERDAVIHPKVRLWPGKEVEAGATVKSTVIWGGQVRRTLFGRYGITGVVNVDLTPEFASKLGAAYGATLPKGSTVTINRDPHRSPRMIKRAIISGLPSAGINVLDLRTVPIPVARYYTRITHAAGGIHVRLSPYDQRVVDIKFFDHRGLDLSRSEARNVERTFFQEDFRRAYLNEIGFIEYAPDAVERYKANFLAALNLEAIRAGAFRIVVDYANSPNALVLPEILNELKVNAVTLNASLDENKLAILREEFEAALEQLRSICSAVKADLGVRLEVGGEKLFVVDDKGRLIPDPVFAAAMVELAFRVWGPGKVAVPVNLPLVFEKIASRYGGEVIRTKVDLGHLMETADKEKVIIAADGTGNIILPRFHPAPDALFTLATLLEFLALQKVKLSEVIDSIPSFHLMHREVSCSWESKGQVMRLLNEQYKDAPHDNIDGIRIWLGEETWVLIHPDPDRPSFHVYSEAGSRAEANNLAEKYARIIEGFRE
- a CDS encoding indolepyruvate oxidoreductase subunit beta, which translates into the protein MAPLNFVLVGVGGQGTILASDILTEVGLRAGYDAKKAEVHGMAQRGGSVITHIRWGEKVYSPLIGKGEAHFLLALEKLEALRYVEFLRPGGTALVNDHAIPPVAVNIGAISYPDDERIKNTLSQVAGRILFIPALRKAEELGDARVTNIILLGALSSLLDVPEEVWQKVLERRVPQRYLELNLKAFQEGRKLI